From a single Micromonospora pallida genomic region:
- a CDS encoding TrmH family RNA methyltransferase, protein MAIGQNPPVSVHQITDPDDDRIADYRALTDVELRTRWEPPHGLFIAEGELVLRRALRAGYPPRSFLVDAKRVDQLADLDTGDAPVYAATPDVLERATGFHVHRGVLASFRRLPLPSPADLLATARRVVILEDVNNHTNLGAIFRAVAALGVDGVLLSPSCADPLYRRSVRVSMGEVFAVPYAKLEPWPDGLAQVRAAGFTVLAMTPAPDAVPIQRLTADQRARAALLLGAEGAGLSRAAQAASDVRVVIPMRRNVDSLNVAAATAVACWELGRDDPL, encoded by the coding sequence GTGGCAATTGGGCAGAATCCTCCGGTGTCCGTCCACCAGATCACCGACCCTGACGACGACCGGATCGCCGACTACCGGGCGTTGACCGACGTCGAGCTGCGCACCCGGTGGGAGCCGCCGCACGGACTCTTCATCGCCGAGGGAGAGCTGGTGCTGCGGCGGGCGCTGCGCGCCGGCTACCCGCCCCGCTCGTTCCTGGTCGATGCCAAACGGGTCGACCAGCTCGCCGACCTCGACACCGGCGACGCCCCGGTCTACGCGGCCACCCCGGACGTGCTGGAACGGGCCACCGGCTTCCACGTGCACCGGGGGGTGCTCGCCTCGTTCCGCCGCCTGCCGCTGCCCAGCCCGGCGGACCTGCTCGCCACCGCCCGACGGGTGGTGATCCTCGAGGACGTCAACAACCACACCAATTTGGGCGCGATCTTCCGGGCGGTGGCCGCGCTCGGGGTGGACGGGGTGCTGCTCTCGCCGTCCTGCGCCGACCCGCTCTACCGGCGCAGCGTACGGGTCAGCATGGGTGAGGTGTTCGCCGTGCCGTACGCGAAACTGGAGCCCTGGCCGGACGGCCTGGCGCAGGTCCGCGCGGCCGGCTTCACGGTGCTGGCGATGACCCCGGCCCCGGACGCGGTGCCGATCCAGCGGCTCACCGCCGACCAGCGCGCCCGCGCCGCCCTGCTGCTCGGCGCGGAGGGCGCCGGACTGAGCCGGGCCGCGCAGGCCGCCAGCGACGTCCGGGTGGTCATCCCGATGCGTCGCAACGTCGACTCGCTCAACGTGGCCGCGGCCACCGCCGTGGCCTGCTGGGAACTGGGCCGCGACGACCCGCTCTGA
- a CDS encoding PucR family transcriptional regulator — protein sequence MTSGLVSRYYPRGSVSPVFPTVREVLALDPVRHGAPRLVAGEAAVDRPVRWVHVAEVPDIATLLRGGELVLTTGIGLPADDAGLRAFIDTLAEVEVSGLVVELGRRYVGAVPRVMAAAAARRGLPLVELRRATPFVRITEAVHALIVDAQLHELRATEEIHQRFTELSVSGAGPQEVVRQAAELAGCPVVLENLARQVLAYDPAGESAELLLDGWEQHSRRIQPAGRTAYDADSGWLVTTVGAREQDWGRLLLRWPGREIATAPPDGVTPPTRLTILVERAASTLALGRLIRRDAEGLERQLHRTLLTALLDHSRPVDEVALRARAIGVTLDRRHLVGVVVRHRADQVPDETGSARLRDLAEAVGQALREAKLTALTSALDDQAVGALLALPESAVEPKALAAFAAALRRIRVDARPAPGGPGAVIVAAGSGVGTLREAYRSMVEARQVADAARRDRRDLPVFRLPHVGLAGLLHLLREDPRVQTFVERELGPLLAYDARHPRDQLLGTLRAYLEQGRNKSAGAAVAHLSRPAFYERLARIARILDADLDSVDVCLSLHVALLALDAVRTR from the coding sequence ATGACGTCGGGCCTGGTCAGCCGATACTACCCGCGCGGTAGCGTGTCGCCCGTGTTCCCTACCGTGCGTGAGGTGCTGGCGCTGGACCCGGTCCGGCACGGTGCACCACGCCTGGTGGCCGGGGAGGCGGCGGTGGACCGGCCGGTACGGTGGGTGCACGTCGCCGAGGTGCCGGACATCGCCACCCTGCTGCGCGGCGGCGAACTCGTCCTCACCACCGGCATCGGACTGCCCGCCGACGACGCGGGACTGCGCGCCTTCATCGACACGCTCGCCGAGGTCGAGGTCTCCGGCCTCGTCGTCGAGTTGGGCCGCCGGTACGTCGGCGCGGTGCCCCGGGTGATGGCCGCCGCCGCCGCGCGGCGCGGACTACCCCTGGTGGAGCTGCGCCGGGCCACCCCGTTCGTCCGGATCACCGAGGCGGTGCACGCCCTGATCGTCGACGCGCAGCTCCACGAGCTGCGGGCCACCGAGGAGATCCACCAGCGGTTCACCGAACTCTCCGTCTCCGGGGCCGGCCCGCAGGAGGTGGTCCGGCAGGCCGCCGAACTGGCCGGCTGCCCGGTGGTGCTGGAGAACCTAGCCCGCCAGGTGCTCGCGTACGACCCGGCGGGGGAGAGTGCCGAACTGCTGCTCGACGGCTGGGAGCAGCACTCCCGGCGGATCCAGCCGGCCGGGCGGACCGCGTACGACGCGGACAGCGGCTGGCTGGTCACCACCGTGGGTGCCCGGGAACAGGACTGGGGACGACTGCTGCTGCGCTGGCCCGGCCGGGAGATTGCCACCGCCCCGCCCGACGGGGTCACCCCGCCGACCCGGCTGACCATCCTGGTCGAGCGGGCCGCCTCCACCCTGGCGCTCGGCCGCCTGATCCGCCGGGACGCCGAGGGGCTGGAACGGCAGTTGCACCGGACCCTGCTCACCGCCCTGCTGGACCACTCCCGCCCGGTCGACGAGGTGGCCCTGCGGGCCCGCGCGATCGGGGTGACCCTGGACCGGCGGCACCTGGTCGGCGTGGTGGTCCGGCACCGCGCCGACCAGGTGCCGGACGAGACGGGCTCGGCGCGGCTGCGGGACCTGGCTGAGGCGGTCGGCCAGGCGTTGCGCGAGGCGAAGCTGACCGCGTTGACCAGTGCCCTGGACGACCAGGCGGTCGGCGCGCTGCTCGCCCTCCCCGAGTCGGCCGTCGAGCCGAAGGCCCTCGCCGCGTTTGCCGCCGCGTTGCGCCGGATCCGGGTCGACGCCCGTCCGGCACCGGGCGGGCCGGGGGCGGTGATCGTGGCGGCCGGGTCCGGGGTAGGCACTCTGCGGGAGGCGTACCGGTCGATGGTGGAGGCGCGGCAGGTCGCCGACGCGGCCCGTCGGGATCGGCGGGACCTGCCGGTGTTCCGGTTGCCGCACGTCGGCCTGGCCGGACTGTTGCACCTACTGCGGGAGGACCCCCGGGTGCAGACGTTCGTGGAGCGGGAACTGGGGCCGCTGCTGGCGTACGACGCCCGACATCCCCGGGACCAGTTGCTCGGGACGCTGCGCGCCTACCTGGAGCAGGGCCGGAACAAGTCCGCGGGGGCGGCTGTCGCGCACCTGTCCCGACCGGCGTTCTACGAGCGGCTGGCCCGGATCGCCCGGATCCTCGACGCCGACCTGGACTCGGTCGACGTCTGTCTCTCCCTGCACGTCGCCCTGCTCGCCCTGGACGCCGTCCGCACCCGCTGA
- a CDS encoding transporter substrate-binding domain-containing protein: protein MAEPDRAPVPRTGQATSLVRELFWVVPTVLAAVGGTVFLLSNRAWGADAAAIIGFPLSVVAIIVAILIDRGAFKAPFLKVPRDRRRTWKWAAAFTVVVMLGTVTVWWIRREPDPFDYLSGEVRIGYVAYEYQGWHTDDSSGVPEGFDVDLARDIEAHFPDARISWVDLTTVENRILALRGEWSKAGSRVRQDPVKLVVSNFSMTPERAERIDFAGPYFVDAQAFLSRDPSITTISKIPRGRVCVLKGSRSDEKLTQIGWNPLREDSLAACVAEYHADRVDAVSDDRSLIAGFAKAIGLPPPSPLNYGAEKYGVGMPDNMPRLCAEVSKVIDDFLKYRWSDSFRAHLTPFGLSEERYVRPTSTDPCQPAAPWYD from the coding sequence ATGGCAGAGCCGGATCGTGCGCCGGTGCCGCGTACCGGGCAGGCGACCTCCCTGGTCCGAGAACTGTTCTGGGTGGTGCCGACGGTGCTCGCCGCCGTCGGCGGCACGGTGTTCCTGCTCTCCAACCGGGCCTGGGGCGCGGACGCGGCGGCGATCATCGGCTTTCCGCTCAGCGTGGTGGCGATCATCGTCGCCATCCTCATCGACCGGGGCGCCTTCAAAGCGCCCTTCCTCAAGGTGCCGCGCGACCGGCGGCGTACCTGGAAGTGGGCGGCGGCGTTCACTGTGGTCGTGATGCTGGGCACGGTCACGGTCTGGTGGATCCGGCGCGAGCCCGACCCGTTCGACTACCTGTCCGGCGAGGTCCGTATCGGCTATGTCGCCTACGAGTACCAGGGCTGGCACACCGATGACAGCAGCGGTGTCCCGGAGGGCTTCGACGTGGACCTGGCTCGGGATATCGAGGCGCATTTCCCGGACGCCCGAATCAGCTGGGTGGACCTGACCACTGTGGAAAACCGGATCCTGGCGTTGCGGGGCGAGTGGAGCAAGGCCGGCTCGCGCGTGAGGCAGGATCCGGTGAAGCTGGTCGTGTCGAACTTCAGCATGACACCGGAGCGGGCGGAGCGGATCGACTTTGCTGGGCCGTACTTCGTCGACGCCCAGGCGTTCCTCAGCCGGGACCCGAGCATCACCACCATCTCGAAGATCCCCCGAGGCCGGGTGTGCGTGCTGAAGGGGTCGCGTAGCGACGAGAAGCTCACCCAGATCGGCTGGAACCCGCTCCGGGAGGACTCGCTGGCCGCCTGTGTGGCCGAGTACCACGCGGACCGGGTCGACGCGGTCTCCGACGACCGATCGCTGATCGCTGGCTTCGCGAAGGCGATCGGGCTGCCGCCGCCAAGCCCGCTGAATTATGGCGCGGAGAAGTACGGCGTGGGCATGCCGGACAACATGCCCCGCCTCTGCGCCGAGGTCAGTAAGGTCATTGACGACTTCCTGAAGTACAGGTGGTCGGACTCGTTCCGTGCTCACCTGACCCCGTTCGGCCTGTCCGAGGAGAGGTACGTACGCCCGACTTCGACCGACCCGTGCCAGCCCGCCGCACCCTGGTACGACTGA
- a CDS encoding VOC family protein: MPYRTPKREFDPLAPHTLEIWRFNEWTTSVVVDDLEAAIAFFVELGMELEGETPVEGRWVDRVVGLDGVRVDIAMMRTPDGHGRLELTKFDAPTAVSGQPENAPANTLGIRRIMFAVDDIEDVLARLRAHGAELVGEVAQYEESYRLCYVRGPEGIIVALAEQLS, from the coding sequence GTGCCTTATCGTACACCGAAGAGGGAATTCGACCCGCTCGCGCCCCATACGCTCGAGATATGGCGATTCAACGAATGGACCACGTCGGTCGTTGTCGACGATCTCGAGGCTGCTATCGCGTTCTTCGTCGAACTTGGCATGGAGTTGGAGGGCGAGACGCCGGTCGAGGGCCGTTGGGTGGACCGGGTCGTCGGCCTCGACGGCGTCCGGGTCGACATCGCGATGATGCGGACACCGGATGGCCACGGCCGGCTTGAGTTGACGAAGTTTGATGCGCCGACGGCGGTCAGCGGCCAGCCGGAAAACGCACCGGCGAACACACTGGGCATCCGCCGCATTATGTTCGCCGTCGACGACATCGAGGACGTCCTTGCCCGTCTGCGCGCCCATGGTGCCGAACTCGTCGGTGAGGTGGCGCAGTACGAGGAGAGCTATCGGCTCTGTTACGTCCGTGGCCCCGAGGGCATCATCGTCGCACTGGCCGAGCAGCTCAGCTGA